Sequence from the Deltaproteobacteria bacterium genome:
TCGTCTGCTGCCGGGTCGTGGCGTGAATCGTAATCGGGGTCAGCGTGTCGCCTGCCTGTTCATACGGGATCATGACGAGTCTGCGGCCATGCTTCCCAATCGCCACCCGGCGCTGGCTGGCCGTGTCGAAGTACCGCTCGTCGGAGAACCGCACAATTTCCTCGATTCCGGCGAGGTCGAAGCCTCGCACCCGTGCGCGGTGTTTGAGGTATTCGGTCCAGACCACCACCATTCAGGCTCGCCTTTTTCAGCCGTGTCGTGACACGCACAGATCGACCGTAGTCCATGGACCTGACACCGTCAATCAAAGTGCTGGTCGCTTTGGCCCGACAGCCGCAGCGCCGCGTCGAGCCGCGGCCTACACCTCACGAGCACGAGTCACCCTTCGACAAGCCTGTCCCGAGCGCCGTCGAGGGGCTCAGGGCCGGCTCAGGTACGAACACGACCTCTGGCTTGCCCCTTTTGTTACCTTTCACCTTTTACCTGTGCTTCACGACCATGCAGCAAAGTTCCGATTTCGGTGATCTACGGCGGTGGAGGGTCAGGGCGAATGGAGCGGTGCTTTGTGGGGCTGAAACCGAGTGACCACCACGAAGAACACGAAGGCCACGAAGTGCGGCTACAGAACAAAGCGTTAGAGCCCGTCCTTCAACAAGTGGACGGGTGCAGATCGGAAAGATTGGCAGCCGGCGGCCATGACTATGACAGCGACACCCGGGAACGCTGAGGACACCACGTCCGGCGTGGTCGTCAGATCCGAGCGAGCTGCGGCAGGCGGTCGAAATGGTGGTCGCGCGCGTACAAGGTCAGATTGTGCTGGAGCACCAGTGCGGCAATCCAGATGTCATTGGTTGGAATTGGGGTCCCCTGTGAACGGAGCTGACGGTAGACCGACGCATAGTGGTGGGTGGTCTGCTCATCCGGGAACAGCACCTGGACCCCATCCTTCATCAAGAAGCGCCGGAGGGTTCGCTCATTCTGAACGCCACGTTTGCCCACCGCGAAGCCCGCACGCAACTCGGCAAGCACCACGAAGGG
This genomic interval carries:
- a CDS encoding type II toxin-antitoxin system VapC family toxin, which produces MKLAIDTNRYTDLCRDVAGVAETLEGVEGICVPFVVLAELRAGFAVGKRGVQNERTLRRFLMKDGVQVLFPDEQTTHHYASVYRQLRSQGTPIPTNDIWIAALVLQHNLTLYARDHHFDRLPQLARI